Genomic segment of Panicum virgatum strain AP13 chromosome 9N, P.virgatum_v5, whole genome shotgun sequence:
TTGTAGTAGACTCCACGAAATCAGACAAGCAACCAagaccctgtttagttcccaccccgtaaacgcaaaacacaaaattttacaaagaaatcttgctaattttaagtactaaatgaagtctatttacaaaaatttttacatggatgggctgtaaatcacgagacgaatctaatgaacttacttaatccatgatttgcaacagtgatgctatagtaaccatccgataattattaattaatcatggattaattagcatcattagattcgtctcgcgatttacaactcatctgtgcaaaagtttttgtaaatagacttcatttaatactttaaattggCAAAATTCCTTCGCAAAAAAaattgcgtttacatgtaaagtgaactaaacagggcccaaACTGACCGACGCGTGCAGCACAAATCCGCACGAAGCTGTACCAACAATTTGCAGGAAAAAGGAAGGTGCCCACTGAAGTCTGGGCGTCTGAACCACCACCACAGctccggagagagagagaagaaagccTAAAAAAGAGACAAAAATCAGCAGCAAAAGTGGTGGGGGACGATGTTCTTGGAGGCAGCAGACGGGCAGCAGGGATCCAAATCCAAATGATCGTTCCCACCCCTGATCTGAACATGCCCACTCAGAATGGGCCCGATCGCCCATCCggccatcccccccccccccccccccccccccacaaatCATGAGCCCAAATGGAACCAAATTTCAAAAGGAATAACCAAATCACAGTCAAATTCCAAATCCAGCACGAACCTGCGGTGTAAAACTAAAGCTACTCCCTGGCACATCTGACTAGAGTCACTGACTAGATGGACCAACGAAGATGTCCCCACCTGTAAGTGGAGGGCATTAGAAGTGAGGTAGACTAGCGAGCTGGTGCGACAAGTGCAGTGTAAGACCGTCCACAGCgataggaggaaatggaggagtaaatctactgtttggcactgtagatgtactgtttggcactgtagacagagagggcgtgggaaacgaggcaagagcaaatttgctcttgccctTGCCATTGTGGACAGCCTAATAATGTCAGTGACACGGCGCCCCACAGGCAGGGGGGGTGTGCATAAATCTGCAGCCATAATAACACCCGGAGACGAGCCAGCCGTCTGCGTCCACCACCCACCCAAGCCAACAACAGGAGCTGGTCTCAGCTGGAGCTGCCGCGGCGACGGGCAATGGCGACGGCGTGGGTGCGCTCGCTCAGCTGCAGGTCCTCCTACGCCGTcaccgacgccgccgtcgcgccgtccCCGGCCAAGAAGCCGCCGCTCCCCTTCTCGTGCGCCActgcggcggccgcggacgtGATGGACGCCGTGGCGTACGCGCAGCAggctaggaggaagaagatgggcaGGGAGAGGCAAAGGCGGCGGGAACCGCGGGAGCCACGCCCACGGCccaagaagaagcccaagccgATGGCGAAGGAGGCGGCCGGGGCGCTCTTcatgccgtcgccggcgcccggGCCGCCCGTGGCCTCGGCGTTCCTGACGATGGCGGAGCTGCCGGAGGGCCACTCGTCGCGGCGGGTCGTGGAGCTCATCTTCACGTCCGGGTGGGGCGGCGcgtcgggggcgccggagccgtCGGTGGAGGCGCTGTTCCGCGTCCACAGCGCGTCGCGCGCGGTGGCTCGGTTCGAGGaggcgcgggccgccgcgcgcgcgcacggcgccgcggcgcggtgcggcgcCGACGGCAACGAGATGATGCGGTTCCAGTGCCGCGCGCCCGCCGACGCGCCCGGCGGGGTGTTCGGCGCGGGCGTCGCCACCTGCCGCCTCGGCGCGTCCGCGTCCGCCGTGCGCACGTTCGCCTGCAGCGGCGCCGCGCACGCCAGCGTCGCcggcgcctgcggcggcgctgccacCGAGCGCAGGGCGATGCTGGTCTGCCGCGTCATCGCCGGGCGCGTCCGCCCCGCCAACGACCCGTCCCCGCGCCACGCCCACGCCTACGGCGCCGCCGGCTACGACTCCGTCGACATGGGCAACGGCGAGCTGGTGGTCCTGGACAGCCGCGCCGTGCTCCCCTGCTTCCTCATCATCTACAAGGTCTAGCCGCCGACCCCGTACTAGAACACTAACCAACCACCGTGACCGTTAAGGCGTTAACTCCCTCGTTAATCACCGCACTAATTCGCTAGGCTTCTCTCTCATCGTTCTGGACCTCCTCTTTACTCTGCTCTTCCGGAGTGCCAGGTGTGGTAGACTGGTAGCAACAGGAATGGTGCGGTGCCCTGTGTGTAAAAATCAGTACAAAGAAAAACCACTGTTTTTTTGGGTTTGAATCTGGGATGTGTTTGATAAAACtttacacaaaaagacgaatgcatatatagagtactaaacgaagtttatttgcgaaatctttttatggatgggtgtaacttttcgagacgaatctaattagccaagtttcaccataattggctacatagatgctacagtaaccatccctAAATCATTTTCTAAGCATGTAGTCAAAAACCTTATTAGCTATATCACATGCTACAATACCATAATTGTAAAGATTGTTTCATAATTAGATTTCAtctaatacctctaattagtgatTAAAGGGGCGATTTTACACCCCTAACCAAACACCACGCTGGTATAGAAACATTTTGCTTTCGGCTGTCCATTCAAGCAGAAACAGCTCCTCCCTCTCGTCTCCTGCATCCCTACTGCAAAGTGCAGAGGACACCAGGAAGCCCCCAAAGCACACCTCGCGAATCATGGCCGTGCGCGTCCTCCCCGTGCACGGTTCCGATCGCCCGGGCGGCTCCCCGTGACAGCGGGGCGAGGAGGTTCACCGTTCACGGTCTCGCCCCTTTTTTTCCAGCGCGGAGAGATTTGTCGCTGCAGGTTTAAAGTGTTTTTTGGCGCCGCGCTCgtgttctcttcttcctctccccgtCGCCACTCGTTTGTTTCCGTTCGCCGATCCATGGCTATGGCTTCATACTCGAAGATGTTTCCGTGACATGGCGATTTGGCTGGTTGGGTCTTGGGAGTAAACGGGCGTTGGAAGCATCTTGAGAGAGGCAGCCGGAGGAGACAGAGCTTGTTGCCGGGCTCGTGCTGTATGCTAcggctaggggtggtaaagggcccaacattttgaactacaaaatctaaggatcgggccctaaaagagccgggctctaaacatatgtatttttgaactaaaaattttaagggctttattgggctgtgaagaggccattaggaccatggcccattaccacctctAGCTACGGCCCAGCTTCTTTCCTTCTCGGACCCTTTGTCATGGTGCTGTCCTGCTGCTACCTCACTCCCCAGCCCCCATGCCTTTTGCTAGTTGCGccctggcgatctctctttctcttgtccTCCACTGTCCTTTGCtgcccttttcctttttcctttcttcaGAGGGAAAGAAATCACAGGACGCTGCTCGCTGCTCGCTGCCTCCCTCTGCACCTCATGTTCTTCATGGGTTCCGCttttgctagctgctgctgcttgtttCCAGCGGCGTTTTTTTCCATTGAATACGGTGGTGACATGTTTCGTTTCGTTTGGTGGCAACTGCAACGGCGAGGCGTCCGGGGATGTTAATGAGAAGTAAATGCGAGGTAGAACCCGGTGACATTTTCTGATTAAGGGTCTGTTTagatgaaacgcaaaaaaattttgcgttgaaatcttgttaatttgaaatactaaatgaagtctatttacaaaattttttatacagatgggttgtaaatcgcgagacgaaactaatgatgctaattaatccatgattaatcaataattagcagatggttactgtagcacccaTGTTGCaaacatggattaagtaggctcattaaattcgtctcgcgatttatagcccatctatgcaaaaagttttgtaaataaacttcatttagtattctatgtatgtgtcgaaatatttgatgtgatgaatttttttgcgtttatggTTTATCCTAAGCAGCGATGGACATCGGTCTCCTGCTTGCTTGGTTCCAAAGGCTCTATCTACTGGAGCGACAACGCATGCTCGCTGCAGTGCATTTTTCCTGTTCGGTTTGAATATCTACATTCCTAAGACGGGGCACGCCATCCAAGGCAGGTTGGAAATTACCCAAATACCCCTATAGATGTCAGGGAGTTGCATTGCGCGCAGAGGCTCGTTGAGGACGGAGGCTTGGACTAGTCTGGTAGCTAGTGGAGTACGGAGTACTCCAGAGTCCGGATAGTACCATCGTTGCACTCCTGTCCACGGAAAGAGCAAAGATGCTGCACTGTTACCTCTGGTTCCTGCCCTGCGGCATGCGATCGGACgcgtttagatttttttaattgATCCAAAGCTGCCGGGACTGTTCACCGTGATCTGTTGTGTGCGTTTAGAGCCTGAATGAATAGTATTTTATGAGAGAGAATAATTTGTAATATGCCAGTTTTGTAATGTTCAGCGGAACAGGCCCATTAATGTGGGATAATTTTTGAACCTCGGTACTGTTTGGTTTGAAGTAGCACAAGTATAgcataaaaattttgaccaataattaggggtactaaataaaaataatttacaaaactaactccacaaccctgcGTTACTTCGCGAGAAGAACCTAATGAAGCCTTTGactgcatgattagaggatggtactgtagcatcactgtagacaatcatcgattaattactgtcattagattcgtcgtgaaaagttacacccatccgtgaaaagattttgcaaataaacttcgtttagtactccgtacatgtgagattcttttctcgaGAATTATGTGCGCTACCCGTGCTacgcaaaccaaacagggccctcATAAGTGCAGTTAAAAtggtacggagggagtactctTTTCAGAGATGCAACGTCGTTAATCAAAGCCTGCAACAGCCAGGGTTTTGTACCATCCATCAAATTTGGCCACCCTTTGgtttgggctgtgtttagttccagcgtaaaaaaattttgtgttggaattttgctaatttgaagtactaaatgaaatttatttataaaactttttgcacagatgggttgtaaatcgcgagacgaatctaatgatactaattaatccatgattaatcaataattagtgaatagttactgtagtattaatgttgcaaattatagattaaatAGGCACATTAGATtggtctcgcgatttacagcctatccatacaaaaaagttttgtaaatagattttatttagtactccatgcatgtgtcaaaacattcgatgtgatgtttttttacgTTTACGAGATTTACGGATAAAGATCTAAACATGGCCTTGATTCGATTCGAGTGTTACGATACCATACAATCTGAGGCCCCCtttagtttccaaattttttttacagtatccgtcacatcgaatttttagacacatgcatgaaacattaaatgtagttaaaacaaataactaattacacagtctgatTGATttccacgagatgaatctaacgatgttaattaatccatgattggatattaattatcaaataacaacgaaacatgctacaacacccaaacccaaactttttcaccaactaaacacatctTGACCATCCATGTTTCTACATGCCGAATTTGGGTTGGGACTTGGGACACCCTGTATGATTTGTAGTATCCCCATGTGCACGGATCATAACACATGCACGGATCAGTTGTTCGGGGCATTTATTTATCGCCTTCTGCGATTGGAACCCGTCCAATTGCAAAAGCGAGCTgcgcccccgccgtcgccggctcTGGCGGCCTCCGCCGCTTCCGTCGctgccctccaccgccgccacgctaaccgagcccgccgccgcgccgcctagcCCCCGCCGCGCCATCTTTtcttcgcccccgccgcccgcaccgcccACCGGAGGTCCGGTCCCGCCCGGCCGGCAgcgctcctgcgccgccgcgccctccggccgaaccgcctccgccgccgggccctCCTCTAGATCCGGTGGCAATGGAGCCCCCACCCCCAACAACCCAGAATAATAAGCTCTGTCGCCTCCCGCCGTCATCTCGCACGCGGCCACCTCCCACTCCTCgccggccaccccctcccccacctTCCCTCTCATCTGGCTCGCCGGCCACTTCACCTTCCCCTGGCGCAGGGAGGAAGATGGGGCTATTCTTTGGCAACGTGTCGGATGGCAGCCCCGCGCGTGATGAATAGCCCCCCAAGTTATTCTGTCTCTCGGTGTTCAGAAAACGGCGCTCGGCTGAATTATTCGAAGGGTTAATGTTCCATGACGTTGGCATGGGCTCACTAACACGCTCTCAGGTACGCGCGTATGAGATGCTTATCCAGAAAGGCAAAAAAGGATCCGACATGCCGATCAGTTGACAGCTTTGAACAGTGCTGTGCAAATTTGAGACCATTCGTTCGTAGTATTCCTGAAACGTACAGTTATTTGTTCCATCTTTCCCCCAATCAGAAACCTGCATCTCCTAGGCTACCTGCCTATGGCgggtctgtttagttcccaccccataaacacaaaaaaaccgtaaacgcattaaagtgaaaaggaatcttgctaatttgaagtactaaatgaagtttatttacaaaactttttgcatggttgggttgtaaatcgcgagacgaatctaatgagtctacttaatccatgatttgcaacagtgatgctgcagtaaccaaccgctaattattgattaatcatgaattaattagcatcattatattcgtctcgcgatttacaacccatccatacaaaaagttttataaatagacttcatttactacttcaaattgggaagattccgacgcaaatatttttttgtctTTACAGGCCTCACGAACTAAACACCGCCTTACGTTACCTGTTCCAAAAACAACTGCGTGGATCTGCCTGCTGGCTGACAGACGGCCCCACCCGGAAGCCGCAGTAAGATCTTCGCTCCCTGGCTCTTGGATCTCGGTGTACCGGAGGTCAGGGAGCCCGGGGTATTGGCATGTTACCATGTCTCTCCTGAAGGCACCTGACCAGACAGCGGGGGCGAGGCCGTGATTGTGCAATGGTCCAATGGACCACCGCCTCTGTAAGCACAGATCATTGGTACAAGTAGTAGGCAGTAGGCACCGCATCGTTAGTCTTTAGTTCTTTatatgtaaacgcaaaaaagccgtaaacacattaaagtgaaaagaaatcttactaatttgaagtactaaatgaagtctatttacaaaactttttgcatggatggactgtaaatcgcgagacgattctaatgagtctacttaattcatgatttgcaacagtgatgctacagtaccatctgctaattattaattaatcattaaattcgtctcgcgatttacaacccatctataaaaaaaatttacaaatagacttcatttagtacttcaaatgaccaagattcatttgcaaaattattttggaaaatgaactaaacaggccgactgtttcctttctcccgtGGTGTTTCCTTTCTCAGGTagtacttcatttagtacttcaaatgaccCAGAATCACCACGCCGTTTTTTTTCACTTGATCGCGGCATCTGCCGCCGAGAAGCGAGAATCCTGGGCTCATCATCGGAACCTCGCGATCTCGCCACAACCAGGCTTGCTCTGACCTCTGAATCCTGCAGCGGCATTTCCCGAGACTTCTCTTTGGAACAGCTGGGTGCTCTCTGACGACAGGAGATTCACTGACAGTCGCAAAATCCTATGCTGAATGAATGAACGAACGATCAAGTAGATTTCTTTCTATTTGACGGTAGCAGGCAGGAGCACAATGAGGAAACAGGACAGATGTAGTTCGCAAAAAAATTTCGATCTTGGTATCCTAACATTTTCATTGTTATTTCGTtattaatgtccaattataaactaattaagtttaaaaatatatctcatcatttacagttaaattgtgtaattagttattttttcaactgtgtttaatgctccatgcatgtatcgGAAGATTCGATGGGATTGATAATGTAGAAAATCTTTTAAGAACtaagaccgtccacagtggaaGGAGCAAACGAAGGAGCAAATATACtatttgacactgtagatgcactgtttggcactgtagacagagagggcgtgggaaacgagaaGGGAGCAAATTTactcttgctccctccgctgtggtcagcctaaACATGGCCATTTACTTATCTATCCGAGCAAAACAACTGAGCGACGCCACTCATTTACTCCGGCGATCTGCTTGTCCTGAGCCGGCCACCCCGGCCGGGAACACCGCAACATGCGACGCACACCGCAGCGCCTGCGTCCTCTCGACTGGCCTGCTCTCATCATGCTTCCAGGTGACACCAACCGCTCTTAATCAACTGAATAATAAGCAACCGTCAGTGCTAACTAACCAGTAACCACTGTACTCTGTAGACTTGACCTCCCTCCAGTCCAGGAGAAGGAGACGTACTCCAGGTCCCGGCTCCTGACTGGTTCGCTGTGCGCCCTCGTGGGGTCAAACAGCGACACTGATGAACCAAACAATTGACTGATGCAGAGTTGCAGTCTTGCAGACGCATccagggccgtgtttggttactgAGTAAAATTTTCGCACACgtttttcgagaagagaatctcgtatgcatggagtactaaatgaagtctatttgcaaaaccttttcagggatgggtgtaacttttcgagacgaatctaatggcggtaattaattgatgatttgttaccgtgatgctacagtaaccatcctctaatcgcgcggtcaaaggcctcattagattcgtctcgcgatttacacgggggttgtggaggtggttttataattagacttcgttTGCTGCTCTAAAATTTTGGtcaaaaatgctacagtaaatacatgcattttaaccaaacacggcccaggGCTCTGTTTGGTTGCATAAGGCTATTCACAacggcaagagcaaatttgctcctcCTCCTTTCCCACGGCCCCTCACATATTTACTGTCTACAGTAcgtctacagtgtcaaacagtatATTTGCACCTTCATTTGCTCTctccactgtggacggtctaaCACGAGTAGTACACACAATttccgagaaaagaatctcacatgcatggagtactaaacgaagtttatttgcaaaacctttttcacggatgagtgtaattttttacgatgaatctaatgacagtaattaatcgatgattggctacagtgatgctacagtaacctttctctaatcgtgcggtcaaaggcctcattaggttcgtctcgcgaagtagcgc
This window contains:
- the LOC120693347 gene encoding uncharacterized protein LOC120693347, which codes for MATAWVRSLSCRSSYAVTDAAVAPSPAKKPPLPFSCATAAAADVMDAVAYAQQARRKKMGRERQRRREPREPRPRPKKKPKPMAKEAAGALFMPSPAPGPPVASAFLTMAELPEGHSSRRVVELIFTSGWGGASGAPEPSVEALFRVHSASRAVARFEEARAAARAHGAAARCGADGNEMMRFQCRAPADAPGGVFGAGVATCRLGASASAVRTFACSGAAHASVAGACGGAATERRAMLVCRVIAGRVRPANDPSPRHAHAYGAAGYDSVDMGNGELVVLDSRAVLPCFLIIYKV